A genomic window from Halogeometricum sp. S3BR5-2 includes:
- a CDS encoding Na+/H+ antiporter NhaC family protein — protein sequence MPAETYGAISLLPALFAIVLTLVSRQVLLSLFTGIWIGATILVGWNPIGGMAHSLQLVINSLITPFNSKLLLFTFLSGAMLGMIFLSGGMKALAERIIDRIKTRRQAEVGTGLLGMLIFVDSYASTMITGSVMRPITDQFDISREKLAYLLDSTTSPVVSIAVVSTWVGFEVGLIRDQFSSLGIDQSAFVVFLQSIPYRFYSLLAIALVFILVGMGWNFGPMKRAEKRAKEEGKVLADDADPLIETREEDIVTPDHVDSRWWYFAAPIVALVAVTGFGLLYSGGWPGAAPNQALRDAATADAILWGVFSACALLLAILVGHARVELEAVSDSMFEGFKMVMFPVAVLTLAWTIGGVSETLGVGPFVVSIAEGVITAPLLPAIVFVAAAIVSFSIGTSWGTMGIMFPVAVPLAFQLGAPLPGAIGAILTGSLFGDHCSPISDTTVLSSMFAGADHVDHVNTQIPYAVLCGAVATLLFLATGYGFSGPILLLPVGVLALFVTAYYLSERRDADVPNVFGSSSD from the coding sequence ATGCCCGCAGAGACGTACGGAGCCATCAGTCTGCTCCCGGCGTTGTTCGCCATCGTGCTGACGCTGGTGAGCCGGCAGGTGCTCCTCTCGTTGTTCACCGGAATCTGGATCGGCGCGACCATACTGGTCGGGTGGAACCCCATCGGGGGAATGGCCCACTCGCTCCAGTTGGTCATCAACAGCCTCATCACGCCGTTCAACAGCAAACTCCTGCTGTTCACGTTCCTCTCGGGTGCGATGCTCGGGATGATATTCCTCTCGGGCGGGATGAAAGCGCTCGCGGAGCGCATCATCGACCGCATCAAGACCAGGAGGCAGGCCGAGGTGGGGACGGGCCTCCTCGGGATGCTCATCTTCGTCGACTCCTACGCGAGCACGATGATAACGGGGTCGGTGATGCGGCCCATCACCGACCAGTTCGACATCAGCCGCGAGAAACTCGCGTACCTGCTCGACTCGACCACCTCGCCGGTCGTGAGCATCGCCGTCGTCTCGACGTGGGTCGGGTTCGAGGTGGGGCTCATCCGCGACCAGTTCTCCTCGCTCGGCATCGACCAGAGCGCGTTCGTGGTGTTCCTCCAGAGCATCCCGTACCGCTTCTACAGCCTCCTCGCAATCGCGCTGGTGTTCATCCTCGTCGGCATGGGGTGGAACTTCGGGCCGATGAAGCGCGCCGAGAAGCGCGCGAAGGAGGAGGGGAAGGTGCTCGCGGACGACGCCGACCCCCTCATCGAGACGCGCGAGGAGGACATCGTCACGCCCGACCACGTCGACTCGCGCTGGTGGTACTTCGCCGCACCCATCGTCGCCCTGGTCGCCGTCACCGGGTTCGGGCTGCTGTACTCGGGCGGATGGCCGGGTGCGGCGCCCAACCAGGCGCTGCGAGACGCGGCCACCGCCGACGCCATCCTGTGGGGCGTCTTCTCGGCCTGCGCGCTGCTGCTCGCCATCCTCGTCGGACACGCCCGCGTGGAACTCGAAGCGGTGAGCGACTCCATGTTCGAGGGGTTCAAGATGGTGATGTTTCCGGTGGCCGTCCTCACGCTGGCGTGGACCATCGGCGGCGTCAGCGAGACGCTCGGCGTCGGACCGTTCGTCGTCAGCATCGCGGAGGGCGTCATCACCGCGCCGCTGCTGCCGGCCATCGTGTTCGTCGCCGCGGCCATCGTCTCCTTCTCCATCGGCACCTCGTGGGGGACGATGGGCATCATGTTCCCCGTGGCGGTGCCGCTGGCGTTCCAACTCGGCGCGCCGCTTCCGGGCGCCATCGGCGCCATCCTCACGGGGTCGCTGTTCGGCGACCACTGCTCGCCCATCAGCGACACGACGGTGCTGTCGTCGATGTTCGCCGGCGCCGACCACGTCGACCACGTGAACACGCAGATTCCCTACGCCGTGCTCTGCGGGGCGGTGGCGACGCTGCTGTTCCTCGCCACCGGGTACGGATTCAGCGGGCCCATCCTGCTCCTGCCCGTGGGCGTCCTGGCGCTGTTCGTCACCGCGTACTACCTCTCGGAACGCCGCGACGCGGACGTTCCGAACGTCTTCGGATCCTCGTCGGACTGA
- a CDS encoding dihydrolipoyl dehydrogenase family protein — MREYDLIVLGGGTGNIVAAAAADGGLDVALVERDRLGGTCLNRGCNPSKKLIHRADAAETITNADSLGLDASLDGVAFGDIVDEVIGEVTAEAEEKAERAREHERIDFYQTEGRFVGERTVEVDAEGESGEGDSTAELTAERIVLAGGSRPVVPDSIDGTDEADFLTSDEALRLRELPDRLVVAGGGYIAVEMAHLFGALGTDVAVVGRGNVLLGREDREVAERLTEAYEEKHELHLGREVTELREDGEETVVVAESEEGENGDGDGNGENGDGRIELAGDEVLLATGRRPNTDRWNVSAAGLDTDEDGFVETDEYLETSVDGVYAIGDIAGNYMFKHSGDKEAEHVVESLLGESRSAVSYPGMAHAVFGSPQVGSLGKTEEEIDGGYEAGRYDYDDTALGSVLPGDGFAKALVADDGEVLGFHVVGPHASMLVHEVSTAVAAGADAKTVAETIHVHPALSEVVQGAFREVRDVAPSGI; from the coding sequence ATGCGCGAGTACGACCTCATCGTCCTCGGCGGCGGAACCGGAAACATCGTGGCGGCGGCGGCCGCAGACGGCGGACTGGACGTCGCGCTCGTCGAACGCGACAGACTCGGCGGCACCTGCCTCAACCGCGGTTGCAACCCCTCGAAGAAGCTCATCCACCGGGCCGACGCGGCCGAGACGATTACGAACGCCGACTCGCTCGGTCTCGACGCGTCGCTGGACGGCGTCGCCTTCGGCGACATCGTCGACGAGGTCATCGGAGAGGTGACCGCGGAAGCCGAGGAGAAGGCCGAACGCGCCCGCGAGCACGAGCGTATCGATTTCTACCAGACCGAAGGGCGGTTCGTCGGCGAGCGGACGGTCGAGGTCGATGCCGAGGGTGAAAGCGGGGAGGGGGACAGTACGGCGGAACTGACCGCCGAGCGAATCGTCCTCGCGGGCGGGTCGCGACCGGTCGTTCCCGACTCCATCGACGGCACCGACGAGGCGGACTTCCTCACCAGCGACGAGGCGCTTCGGTTGAGGGAGTTGCCGGACCGCCTCGTCGTCGCCGGCGGCGGCTACATCGCCGTCGAGATGGCGCACCTGTTCGGCGCCCTCGGAACCGACGTGGCCGTCGTCGGCCGCGGGAACGTCCTCCTCGGGCGAGAGGACCGCGAGGTGGCCGAACGGCTGACCGAGGCGTACGAGGAGAAGCACGAACTCCACCTCGGTCGCGAGGTGACGGAACTCCGCGAGGACGGCGAGGAGACCGTCGTCGTCGCGGAGTCCGAGGAGGGCGAGAACGGCGACGGCGACGGAAACGGCGAGAACGGCGACGGCCGCATCGAACTCGCGGGCGACGAGGTGCTGTTGGCGACGGGTCGGCGGCCCAACACCGACCGCTGGAACGTCTCCGCGGCCGGACTCGACACCGACGAGGACGGGTTCGTCGAGACGGACGAGTACCTCGAAACCTCGGTCGACGGCGTCTACGCCATCGGCGACATCGCGGGCAACTACATGTTCAAACACTCCGGCGACAAGGAGGCCGAACACGTCGTCGAGAGCCTCCTCGGCGAGTCGCGGTCGGCGGTGTCGTATCCGGGGATGGCTCACGCCGTCTTCGGGTCGCCGCAGGTCGGGAGCCTCGGAAAGACGGAAGAGGAGATAGACGGCGGCTACGAGGCGGGCAGGTACGATTACGACGATACCGCGCTCGGGTCCGTGCTCCCCGGGGACGGGTTCGCGAAGGCGCTCGTCGCGGACGACGGCGAAGTGCTCGGGTTCCACGTCGTCGGCCCGCACGCGTCGATGCTCGTCCACGAGGTGAGCACCGCCGTCGCCGCGGGCGCGGACGCGAAGACGGTAGCTGAGACGATACACGTCCACCCGGCGCTGTCCGAAGTCGTGCAGGGGGCGTTCCGCGAGGTTCGAGACGTGGCGCCCTCTGGGATTTAG
- a CDS encoding DUF2243 domain-containing protein, which yields MSGQTPSSNRSLETADGVTRRSLLSAGVFGFGFSGLIDVLVLHLVLQWHHLLSGIYPQTTMAGLRTNILADGLFSVAMLVVACVGAGLLWQSERRTDVPLALRPVAGAAIIGLGAFDLYDVVVDHVLLGLHQPLSQGGQYNPHWAAVSLLILGAGYYIYRTGVKRQTEAATETA from the coding sequence ATGAGCGGTCAGACTCCCTCCTCGAACCGGTCGCTGGAGACGGCCGACGGCGTGACCCGTCGGTCGCTCCTCTCGGCGGGCGTGTTCGGCTTCGGCTTCAGCGGCCTCATCGACGTGCTCGTGCTCCACCTCGTCCTCCAGTGGCACCACCTCCTCTCGGGTATCTACCCGCAGACGACGATGGCCGGCCTCCGGACGAACATCCTCGCCGACGGTCTGTTCTCCGTCGCGATGCTCGTCGTCGCGTGCGTCGGCGCCGGCCTCCTCTGGCAGTCCGAACGCCGGACCGACGTCCCCCTCGCCCTCCGACCGGTGGCCGGCGCGGCGATTATCGGCCTCGGCGCCTTCGACCTGTACGACGTGGTGGTCGACCACGTCCTCCTCGGCCTCCACCAACCGCTCTCGCAGGGCGGACAGTACAACCCTCACTGGGCCGCCGTGAGCCTCCTCATCCTCGGAGCCGGCTACTACATCTATCGGACGGGCGTGAAACGGCAGACCGAAGCCGCGACGGAGACGGCGTGA
- a CDS encoding sulfite oxidase, with product MSPRDADESEQRAEDEPVAQTYPGLEALSTDPDNAQTDARENLESYLTPREEHYVRNHHRTPEIDAEEWTVSLTGLVDSEADLSMAAIRNDYPTESVVHMMECSGNGRAYFSPDAEGDQWTFGAVGNAVWTGTPLRAVLEDHGADTGDEQWLTAMGGEAKADEDVFCRSVPMAKALEDCILAYEMNGDPMTAEHGYPVRLLVPGWFGNNSVKWVEEVRVMDSMVAGEEWESRDGRDYTEYQQSSYRIVPAQDDEAERHASVETVDTRDQMRETEEVRNAYLFDQLVKSLVTSPADGADRSPGADGRIEVAGVAWSGDDAVEAVEVSTDGGETWADAEFVGPDLGRYAVRKFRYVWDADPGEHTVVSRATDDRGRTQPATVSDPEEGLRGIEGDRYPWNQKGYGNNAYEPLGVSVTVER from the coding sequence ATGTCCCCGAGAGATGCAGACGAGAGCGAGCAGCGCGCCGAAGACGAACCGGTCGCCCAGACGTACCCCGGACTGGAGGCGCTCTCGACCGACCCCGACAACGCCCAGACCGACGCGCGGGAGAACCTGGAGAGCTACCTCACGCCGCGGGAGGAACACTACGTCCGAAACCACCACCGGACGCCGGAGATAGACGCCGAGGAGTGGACCGTCTCGCTGACGGGGCTGGTCGACTCGGAGGCGGACCTGTCGATGGCGGCGATACGGAACGACTACCCCACCGAGTCGGTCGTCCACATGATGGAGTGCTCGGGCAACGGCCGGGCGTACTTCTCGCCGGACGCCGAGGGCGACCAGTGGACGTTCGGCGCCGTCGGCAACGCCGTCTGGACGGGGACGCCCCTGCGTGCGGTGCTGGAGGACCACGGCGCCGACACGGGGGACGAACAGTGGCTGACGGCGATGGGCGGCGAGGCGAAGGCCGACGAGGACGTGTTCTGCCGGTCGGTTCCGATGGCGAAGGCGCTCGAAGACTGCATCCTCGCCTACGAGATGAACGGCGACCCGATGACCGCCGAGCACGGCTACCCCGTCAGACTCCTCGTACCGGGGTGGTTCGGCAACAACAGCGTGAAGTGGGTCGAGGAGGTGCGCGTGATGGACTCCATGGTCGCCGGCGAGGAGTGGGAGTCGCGGGACGGCCGCGACTACACCGAGTACCAGCAGTCCTCCTACCGCATCGTCCCGGCGCAGGACGACGAGGCCGAGCGACACGCCTCGGTGGAGACGGTGGACACGCGCGACCAGATGCGGGAGACCGAGGAGGTGCGGAACGCCTACCTGTTCGACCAACTCGTCAAGTCGCTCGTCACGTCGCCGGCGGACGGCGCCGACCGCTCGCCGGGCGCCGACGGACGAATCGAGGTGGCGGGCGTGGCGTGGTCCGGCGACGACGCGGTCGAAGCCGTCGAGGTGTCGACGGACGGCGGCGAGACGTGGGCGGACGCCGAGTTCGTCGGCCCGGACCTCGGCCGCTACGCCGTCCGGAAGTTCCGGTACGTCTGGGACGCCGACCCCGGCGAGCACACCGTCGTCTCGCGCGCGACGGACGACCGCGGACGGACGCAACCCGCGACGGTCTCGGACCCGGAAGAGGGGTTACGCGGCATCGAAGGCGACCGCTACCCGTGGAATCAGAAGGGGTACGGAAACAACGCCTACGAACCGCTCGGCGTCTCCGTCACCGTCGAGCGGTAG
- a CDS encoding response regulator has product MSITVLHVDDDPMFGDLVASYLDCEDDITVESTAGASAAMDRLRRTDVDCVVSDYDMPGTNGLELLAEVRTVCPEVPFILFTGKGSEEIASDAINNGVTDYLQKGGGVDKFDVLRNSVRNAVSRYQGEHELMLSRRFIERVLKLSPAAILVFDREGTVVQANERAEGLLGVEASELVGRSGSEPGWEVVDEKRAPVSADPFFCTRVLETGETVSDVVRGVRQPDGRLAWLSVSAAPLWDDADAIENVIAVMADVTDQHRRERALADTLKQFDGFASVLSHDLGNVLAIAQGRLELAERTGDASHLEQVERALERSVGLLEDLTTVMRSGSFVDEIGDVDARAVFEAAWETQETKRATFETEPLAVRADENALLRMFENLIRNALEHGTDTVAVRLGRLDDGFYVEDDGDGIPAADRDRVFDPGYSTKAGGTGFGLVSIQQIAFAHGWTIAVADSPDGGARFEFSDVTLAD; this is encoded by the coding sequence ATGTCAATCACCGTCCTTCACGTCGACGACGACCCCATGTTCGGGGACCTCGTGGCGTCCTACCTCGACTGCGAGGACGATATCACCGTCGAGAGCACGGCCGGAGCGTCCGCGGCGATGGACCGCCTCCGCCGAACCGACGTCGACTGCGTCGTGAGCGACTACGACATGCCCGGGACGAACGGGCTGGAACTGCTGGCGGAGGTTCGGACGGTGTGCCCGGAGGTCCCTTTCATCCTCTTCACCGGCAAGGGTTCCGAGGAGATAGCCAGCGACGCCATCAACAACGGCGTGACGGACTACCTGCAGAAGGGCGGCGGCGTCGACAAGTTCGACGTGCTGCGCAACAGCGTCCGCAACGCTGTCTCGCGGTACCAAGGGGAACACGAACTCATGCTGAGCCGACGATTCATCGAACGAGTGCTGAAACTGAGCCCCGCGGCCATCCTCGTCTTCGACCGCGAGGGAACGGTCGTGCAGGCCAACGAACGGGCCGAGGGACTCCTCGGCGTCGAGGCGTCGGAACTGGTCGGGCGGTCCGGCTCCGAACCGGGGTGGGAGGTCGTCGACGAGAAACGCGCGCCGGTGTCGGCGGACCCGTTCTTCTGCACTCGGGTGTTGGAGACGGGTGAGACCGTCTCCGACGTCGTCCGCGGGGTACGCCAACCCGACGGGCGCCTCGCGTGGCTGTCGGTCAGCGCCGCCCCTCTCTGGGACGACGCGGACGCCATCGAGAACGTCATCGCGGTGATGGCCGACGTGACGGACCAACACCGGCGCGAGCGAGCGCTCGCGGACACGCTCAAGCAGTTCGACGGCTTCGCCAGCGTGCTCTCGCACGACCTCGGCAACGTCCTCGCCATCGCGCAGGGGCGGCTCGAACTGGCCGAGCGAACCGGCGACGCGAGCCACCTCGAACAGGTCGAACGCGCGCTGGAACGGTCCGTCGGACTGCTCGAAGACCTCACGACGGTGATGCGGTCGGGGAGCTTCGTCGACGAGATAGGCGACGTGGACGCCCGGGCGGTGTTCGAGGCGGCCTGGGAGACCCAAGAGACGAAGCGAGCGACGTTCGAGACGGAACCGCTCGCGGTCCGCGCCGACGAGAACGCCCTGCTGCGGATGTTCGAGAACCTCATCCGGAACGCGCTCGAACACGGGACGGACACGGTGGCCGTCAGACTCGGCCGCCTCGACGACGGCTTCTACGTCGAGGACGACGGCGACGGCATCCCGGCGGCCGACCGCGACCGGGTGTTCGACCCCGGCTACTCGACGAAGGCGGGCGGGACGGGGTTCGGCCTCGTCAGCATCCAACAGATCGCGTTCGCGCACGGATGGACGATAGCCGTCGCCGACAGCCCCGACGGCGGCGCGCGCTTCGAGTTCTCGGACGTGACGCTCGCCGACTGA